Part of the Tenebrio molitor chromosome 4, icTenMoli1.1, whole genome shotgun sequence genome, TGATTCGCATGGAACGATGCTGAGACAGCAAAAGATATTCATATACAAATAAAGAATGAGAAAGCAATGactaaatcaaaataattaactaGGGTTTCTACTTGAACCGCTGGCTCGCAAATTATTACATACTGCCCCCCACCCAGTAGTAGATGCGTCCGTAAAGATAGTTTTTGAAACTCAGATCGAGAAATCGGACTACAAGTGTTTGTTATATGGTTTTTACACCACAGGAGATCTTCAATCGCCTGGGGAGGCAGTATCATGTAGGAATTATAATTTCCATAGCACCTTTTAAGGGTCTAAACTTTGCATGTTCAAGACCTTTTGTGTATACCCAACCGTATCGAATAGTAGGGCAAATGGAACATAAGATGCCAGTTAATTTGGCAAAGTCTCGAATCTTACGACGgtttgtcaaaataaaagagGAGAGTAGGGCCTGTGTACGGAGTTGTTTGTTCAGTGATAGTGACAATGTCATGGTTTTGGAGATAATAATAAAGCccaaaaattgacaagtgtGACTAGGTGTCAGAGTACTTTTCCGTTCATTAGCAATGTATCCCAACTGGGTAAGAAAGGTAATAGTTTCTTCCCTCATGCCTTTTTCAATAGGAATGGTTCCGAGGTTTGTCCGCCGGCTTGTGAGTTTTGAAATGGTGCTGTTGCTTCTTCTGGTTGTAGTGCTGACTGCTCGAATTCGACTTCTGGTAGAATGACGTCTGTTGTTTGGGTCCACCTTGACGAGCAGATCTTTGAACTGGGCGGGATGGACCCTTGTAGTTTAACTGTGGTTTATTACGAGAGACTGATTTTTCGCCTCGATTTTTCAGTGCAGACTGTATTTTAAGCTCTTAGGAGTTTTTCTCGAAGGCTTTGGCAGCCTTAATTCGATCCGGCAAGTTATCACCAAAAAGCCAGCCGTCAACTGATATCTCAGTGATGGTATCTGTCAggtttttattaagaacaccTTTCATCACCGCCGTACAGCGTCGCTCACTTTTTCCCTAACAAAGTTTGTATTGTCCTGTGAGTTATCGTCAGAGATAAGTAATTGTAGGACAGCTCCCAGCGCCGACATACCCGCACCGATTTCGGTTTGTACAGAGGCCTCTGACAGAGACTTTTTAACTTCAACATTTAGTTTTGGAGCTTTCATCAATGTGCCGTTGGAAAAGACGGGATATTTGGTGATCAGTTGGAGACGGTCTTCAGGCGTCAATCCTGActgcaatagttatttgtatatcaaggatgcgaaatcgtagtttgacgaaccgagagaaaaattatcGCCAAGGCCGCTTTGCCGCCGCggcaagacaatctcgagatcgtcaaaggatttcgtagcctaggtgtacacaacattttgtgtgcaacccgaaaatttgtacttaattataaaatgaacaagtaaaatttccgtcattgtcaataaaaataaagtcggcctacatgtcgccatgtcgctatggaaacgacataaataaagcAATTCACTTTCAGAAAAATTGCGAAAATGTccgaagaaaattacgatgtTTCAATTCCGTGTACCTACTCAtccagaattaaaaaaatattataatttgtgcagtgtcgcatttgaaacctgaaaaatcgaaacggcaatatgaaaaatgttacagtgactttgagactgatgtaacaagaagaatgtgaaaaccgtgtcggataatgttgtactggcttacctatttgttggaatgtacttatttattgtggaaggtaaatgttaagttctgTATGCTAGGTTGTATCATCTGCtcctttttaggttattttaatcgtggaaatatcaggAGCGGTTCAAAgacacaaataaaccaaaatgtctgttgatgacattcaggaaatgttacgagatatttctctttttgatcggtgaaaaattaaccaaaattaacctaattcacATGTGTATGTTTTATATAGATGATAGATCGATAATGGGGATCTTTCTTATCGACTCCTTCTCATGCGGCTGTCTCATTTGAAATTGACGGAAATTTCCAACCGGaagaaaattctgtactaatagtggccgttcttgacacaaaatcaaactttaaccgTAACCCATCCAGATTTTGTAGGATTACACCGGAAATATGCAGATAGATATGTTctaattgtgataataaataaatataaaaatgccttttacttttacggccgtcgtcaaggcaacggctgcgaaatttaatttcgcggcctgttgtaggcacgcgaagtgctcattttgcatacggttgcacacaaaatattCTTCCAAACTTCCGCAATTTGGGCAATTTGAAGTTGATCTCctactggtgtttttttggCAATCGTATCATaacccagaatttttaaaatattctcgTCTAATGACGGAACATTTTCATTGACGTCGTCTTCGTCACAATTATTTGAAGACATACCTGTAATGAAAACTTCCTTAGCAGGCATGTCTTCCCAATTTTAGTAGCCGAGATTCAAGAACTGACAGCTCTTGCGTCAAAGGTAGATTGCTTATAACAGAAATTTTTGGGTGGCTAATCATGAGGCAGATTGCcgttgaggttaggtttgtgGTTTTGTTCTACAATAAAACAACAgtaaacaaatgaaattacGTACTTGTACCGGCAGCTAAATTTGGAAGGTGACCAGAAGCCACATTCCATTGTTTATGTCGAAGCTTTTTGTCCAGCACCTTCCGTAAATTATTCACCTGTCTTTTGACCTTGCCATCCGAAAATGATGATTCAGAACTGGAAGACGACGAGTGTCGTCGTCTTTTGTGATGTCTGCCCATAACGTGTTTGATTTTTGCACAATGGACTTATTTTACAAGGAAAATCGCAATTCCCAGAAATCACGTGTACGACGCTGGCGCGTTTATAGAGTAATGAGTTGGCACTACGGACTCCAGGCGCAGATGCAGGTAGGAAGGGCCcgccaaatttaaatctttttttgaATAAGGGGCATTGGCGCGAGACAGGGGGTTACTACATATTGTGATCATGAGGGCGGGGCGGCTTATAATAAATCTGCAAAAACTTCATACCAATTGTTTCAACTTACTTTCgtcattttgaatttaaatatccAGCTGTTACAATTGATTGTCTGTTTTAGCAGGCAGATTGGTTATAAATGGATCAATTACCTCAGAAACAGTTTCAGACGATTTATGCAATAATATGTTTTCCATTGTGCTTAGtcgttttccaattttttatagTTCTAATACGACTCTTTCACCAAATAGGTCGTCTTGATAACTCAAGAAACTGCGCGACGAAATAGTGAGGTTGAAGCTGAGGatatatttgaatattaaataatcgaAGGACTGTTATCTAACCAActtttgacgaatttgacaattcaggcacaaaaatgtgtttgtttagTATACGTTGTTCTTTAGATGCACCGGAATCGGAATGTCAGTATGACGGGTTTTTTTCTTCTTGGAAACATCATGTTCTTCTTCAGAATCAGAATCTAAAAATCTTTTCGTTGGTTTCGTCACTCTCTTCCCAGTTAGTGCCCCTTCTTCACTTTCACTCTCTTCTAGATTTCTAGTGTACCATCCCTGACCACACAAACTCTTTGCCTTTTGAGGCTCTTTATGCCCCTTTTTTTAATGTGCACGTGAATCAGTTGATTCCAAATAAACAATGCGTCTATTAATATTTTGTCCCTTTGCATTGCAACGTTCACGTGGGTAATTACCAATGTGCCCCTTAATGCATTTTAGAAATGCTCTAGCTGGGGCATCACATAAAAAAGTCTTAATTTTAACAGGAATAATATCACCATTATACCAATGCCATTAGaagttaaattatttaattcctcAATAAATTGTTGTAAATACCTGGCATGTAGGGGGGATCCTAGTTGCAGTTTGTTTGGTCCTGCGTGTTTGTCGGCCATTTTGTTCagtcacaataaatttttccgatGGAGAAGTCGTCGCGCGCTCCCGCCACCTCCGTTTTGCACAGGACGGAGAAGCTTTTCTGGATTCTATCGTGACGGGGGAATGAGACGTCGGTGTGTCACTACACCCCAGAATCCAAAAGACAATCTTTTAGTGGCGTCATTCATTTTCCTCAGCCACCAGAATATTCAAGACGAACCATTCAGCCGGAAAAGTCATGTCATCTGTTTTTGGGACCGTAAGGGGTTCTTTTTTGTGGATTTTATGCCTAAAAATGCAGAGGCTTACTGCAATaccctaaaaaaaaaaaactcagaaGAGCCATTCAGAACCGCAGAAGGGGAATGCTGACCCGGGGAGTCAGCCTCCTGCATGACAACGCCAGGCCCCCATAGCGCGCCAGTTTCACAGGAGCTGCTGACATCGTTTGGATGAGATATTGTCCCCCCCCCCTATTCACACGACTTGGCGCCTTCGGACTATCACTTTTTCACTAAACTAAAGGAGTTTTTGGGTGGGAAACGTTTTTCCAACAATCAGGAGGTCAAGGAAGTGGCTGAAAGAGCTGGCGGTAGAGGTCTATGACACTGGCATACAAAAGCTGGTGCCCCGACTGCAGAAATGTCGCGCTCTCGACGGCGATTACgttgaaaaatagtttaataTATTTGTGAAGTATTCTGTGAATTTCAATTGAATACAAGCATTTCTCGATCCTACATAAATGTTGTAACCTTACTTTCTGGATGACCCTCGTATTTATCGCAGGCTTGGCAAGTATTTTTCTTGGGACTTTGGCTATGTTGGACTTTTTAAACAATTCCAAATACTTCGTGTAACTTATTGGCTTTTCTGTTGTTTCACAATACATATTGTAAGTTTTCGTTACAGTGAAGTATGGAGGCAAGTATTTTTTTGAAGTCTCTTTTCTACAATAGTGACTCTCATATGCTGGAAGAGAAGCTAAGTGTTCTTGAACTGCATTCAGCTGCTCATtggttattttatttggtgGAGGTAACATACCTCTTTTGTCAGGAGTAGAATAATTAGTTGGtgattgttgtttttgtttacataACACTCATACAAATTTTGGTGTCTCATCAAAAACACGTAAGAAACAACTTTTACACAGCTTAACTTGCTCTCCATCAATTGGTATATGATATGTAAATGTCACTTGTCTGTTCTTCTGCTTTTCTGGGGTATTTCTTGTTTTCCTGGACGCCTTTGgtgaagaaaaagaaattaacCCCGAAATGAAAGAAGCTCTTCTATTACGATCACCCATCCCCCAGTATTTATCAAACATTGTCTTTTGAGCATTAGTGCTTAGTTTTGAGCAACATTTATTACGACAATTTTCTAAACTTTTGAATGTTCTAGCTGGTATCTTTTTTCCTGTTTCTGTCTCATAAGCTTTTCCAGTGTTCCTGctaatttttctttccttGCGGATTTCTCTTGATCTTCCTTTTGTGCATCGTTTTTCCAGGCTTCGTTGTTCAATCGCACTGTTATTATGTCTATCTTCCACCAATTCTGCCGCTGATTCTCCTCTTGATCACTTAATACATAGTTGGGATCAGCAATACTATCGTCACTGTCGAAATCACTGAAGATGGGTTGTTCCAAACATTTGAATTGTTCTGCAGTTTGTGTATTATTTGTAGGTTCAGCAATTATTGAATAATGGTTTTCTCCATGACTTTTTGATGTCGAAGCCTCTTGAATGTCTATCACATTATCGACGGACTCAGCCGTAAACAATCTTCTCATACCTCTAGCTTTCTTGGCAATTGGCTCTATGAAAACATGATAATCACTATCATAGGTTATGTCaaacattttacaattttcggTGGAAAAACAAGAGTTTCTtaccattttgtaatttttcgcCTACGTAAGCTGTAGCCAATTTGACCATTTCTTTTGTTCTGTTggaaatcattttaaatagcacttaatttttattgcaacAGGATAACATTACAATACAACACTAATAGATGTGTATAAAGAATTAAGTCTGATGTAAAACTGAAGTAACCTCGTGTAAGCGCCCCCTAGCGGCAACTTATTACtcagagaaaaaaaggaataaGTCATCTTATTCCCATTTACCCAATTCACAATTCTCGCTGGTAACTTATTTCAttctttattatattttttcacaaaagtGTATGATAACTAGAGCTAGACCAATGTTACCAGAACATGGATAATAAAACTGGGAATTACGCAAcattaaaaacagaaaaaccGCAAAAATTGACTTATTACTTTTTACTCTGAGACCGTCCATTTTCTCACCTTTTCTTGCACAATGGGCCGTGTGATTTCCCTTTCGTTAAAACTTTCATTAACGCGCCTTtatctaaataattgatttgacTAAACAACTGTttaaagaattatttaaataaaggatGGTACTTGGTGATGATGCGCTTAGGATGTTTGGGAAGGGTTCGATTCCGATGGAAGACGGTGGAGAAAACACAGGCTTTGTTcagtaaaaaatatgtaaacaaaCAACAAGGATGGGTTGAGGGAAGGACTTTCGTCCGACCTGGGGAGCGTTTCCGGAGCGGAGCTACTCAAGGTCCGGTTAGATGTCCCGAGGGCGCTGTCTAGGTGGAGCCAAGAGTGATCGTCCGTCCAGCTTGTCCGCCGGGGGAGCTTCTGGGGCAGAGCTATTCCAATGTCCGGGTGGATGTCCCCTAGGGCGCTTTCCGATCGGAGCAGAAGAATAGTCTTAGCCGCTTGGAACTTGCTGACAtgagtaataaaaatttaaatgcataACAAGTATGTATAACAAAAAGCAACGTATCCTGTTTGAGCGTAAAAATTATCGTCAGAATTATCAACCCTGTCCTTTAGGTTCTACTTTTATTACTTTTCATTTTACTCCAAacaaattttagtttatagcgtacatattaaataccttttcctttttttattgtagtaTCCAGGGCATTGTTCatgtacacttctattaaaaaaaaaagcgtacaagtagtgagcacaattttggctaaattttcatattgtaaatttatcttttaattattgttactTAGAAACCTGTAACTAAAAATGTGCTGATAGCTGGATTTTATCGATGTATTTTTCAGACATTTTAATGGCCTGACATTCAGTTTCAACATTTCTTTTGCCATACGGCCCCAGACGTTTTCTCATATATTTATTAACTACTATATAGGTAACGTGGATACGAGAGTGAAGTAAAGATCTCGATACAAAATGCAGTCCACTTATGCGCAGGCTCGTTTTCTGGAGCAACTGATTGGTGGAGGGTGGAGCTGTTTTTCCCACAATCCACAGCGCGGAGCAGCAACATCCTGTATTTAAGTTCCTGCCATGCCCACATTATACTTGCTCTTAACAAGTAGTTGAGAAGATGTTTCTATACTGCTCCCACCCATGGCAATGTTTGCTTCACTCTCGAGCAAAGTAAAGATACGACGTTACCCATATAGTAGTTAATAGATATATGCGTTTTCTATACAGTTGAGGTCGGGACTTTTGGCAGGTGATGGTAGCGTCtctatattattatttctcaGCCACTGGGTAACCACGTGGGCTGTATGCACAGGAAAATTATCCTGCTGATAGATAAAATGATTGGGATATATCTGACGGACCGAAGGTAACATTACATATTCAAgtatatttacataattttgagcGTTGAATCTATTCTCAATGCGCCAACATGTTCCTAGACCGTGGTAACTAATCCATGCCCATGTATTAATCGAAAATCTTCCACTTCTTTCAAGGGCTTTGATACAGTTCTCATCCGCGTGGTCGGTAAACACGAACATATCCGTCATTAGTACTTTGGAACATTTTTTCGTCGCTAAAGACCATATTTTCCCAAAATTGTATCTCTTGAAAACCATAATTCAAAGCAAACAACAAACGAGATTGTTTATTCTGTTCGGTAAGTTTTATCTTTTTCGCGGCCACATAACCTGCTTTCCTTTGCACAATGCCCTCCAGTTCCCAATGCTTTTTCATCTTTAAAACACTGCTTTTATTTAAGTGGAATGCTTCAGCCGCTGCCCTTATGGACCACCCTTCTGCTAACTTAGTAATAATCCGCGCTCTCGTTACTGGTGTGGTATGTCGCgggataattaaattataaaatacaattttcacacatttgacatacGTTTTCTCggaaacgattaattaattatccgATTTACACTAGCCCTCAATccgtgtacgcttttttttttaatagaagtgtacatCGATTCTTTAAATATTGTTCGGTCACGTTAGTCGGTACCGCTCGGGAATTGTCGGACGGTACCGCTATCCACCCTCTCGAGGGGGTCGCGGTAGTTGGGAGAGTCTGGTGACTCGCCAGTCGCCACTATCATATCATCATTCAGTAAGATAAGTAGTCATGTAACAATTGTAATAGTACGAAACAATAGTCAGTACCGAGAGTACTACTCGTATGTACATCAATGTACGAATGTAACAAgtaacaaacaataattacacgTAGTAAGTAAACTACAAGTGCAGTTTAATTGTTGCCAATTATGGGAACTGGTCCTTCGAGAAGAAAAACCCCTACGTCGCCGAACGCGTCGTAACATGGTCCATCGAGCCGGATCAGCATCCTTGATGTCAGCAGTCCAGCAGTAAGAAAATCGTCCGAACGACGGAATTGTGGTGCGGCACATCTGCGTAATCCAAAGTTCAGCGGATTCCCGGTAAGTGGCCAATCCTTTAAACTCCTTTCATAACCCGGTTATGCGGTCAAGCCATACACTTAATTTGTTAGTGTCGTTATCGTACAATTTGGTAACGTAGTTCATACTCGTAGATGTACATTTCCTCATAATTTAATCGTATATTTGAgcaatttcttaaaaaaaaaaaatgtctactgTAGACGCTCTAGTGAAGACGCGCGGTTTCATAAAGGCTCGTCTTACGAGACTAAACACTTATTTCACGTCTGCCAAGACAAAACCTGCAAGGGAGGTACTGGGTCAAGTAAAAACGCGTTTGAGAACCTTCACACCGTCATTTGAGGAATTTGATAAGGTACAATCAGAGATCGAGTCTCTAGATGCAAGTTCCGCTCAATGCATAGAACGGGAAGTTTTTGAAGATCAATATTTTCAACTTGTAAGCGATATTGAACACTTTATTGACCAGAATAAGACCCCAAGTTTGCAACAACAATCAAGTAATGTCCAAATAGCGGGTACAAGTAATGTTTCAGGTACAAATGAGTCAAATTCAAATAGTACAttgcaaataaaattaccttcaaTTGAGTTGCCCAAATTTAACGGATCATATAGTGACTGGCTAGCATTTTATGAAGCGTTTCAGGGATTAATCAATGAGAACAATAATTTGACGGacacacaaaaattttattatttgcaaTCATGCTTAACAGGCGAGGCTAAACACGTAATAGAAGCGTTATCGATATCTTCCGACAATTATCAGGTAGCGTGGGAACTATTAAAAGAAAGATACGAAAACAAACGGTTAATAGGTCAAACTCATATTCAAGCCATTTTTAATCTGCCAGCAATCACAAAGGCTTCTGCGACAAGTCTCAGACAATTTTCAGACAGTatcggtgttcatttaaaggCGTTAAAGGCCCTACAGCGCGCGACAGATCAGTGGGATGACCTACTCATTTATTTAATCACTACGAAATTCGATTTCATTACCAAACGAGATTGGGAAGCCACGTTAAATCCGCAAACATGGCCTACGATGGCGCAAATGAAtacgtttttaaaaaatcgatgtCATTTTCTCGAATCTATGGATTTTGGTAAAACAGACACGCGAAATCAAAAGGTGACAAAAACAAGTATGCAAATATCAGCTACgtcaaatcaaaattgttttctctGTCAGAAGTCACATAGGTTATTTCAGtgtaatgattttttaaaattagcaaTTCCGGAGAGACTCAATAAAGTAAAGGAGTTGAAATTATGCACGAACTGTTTTGCATCAAATCATCGGGTGTCAGATTGTAAGGGTCGCGTCTGTAAATATTGTCAGAAAAAGCACAATACgttattacatttaaataaaccgGAAATAGTGGCAAATGTAGAGTCTCatcaaaatgtcgaacagCCAGGCACATCAGCTTCAAGTAATAATTGCCGGGCGCAATCATTTTCTTGTCATGTATTATTACCCACTGCCCTGGTTAAAGTGTATGACCTGGACGGTAATGTACACCAAATTCGTGCCCTGCTAGATTCAGGTTCTCAGATTAATCTAATAACCGAAAATTtgtgtaaaaaattgaaattaaaacgtaGCATGGCCAATTTTTCTATTACTGGAGTTGGtcaaacggtaacaaatgtgacTAATGCAGCGCAAATCAAGATTTTTTCGAATCATTCACAATATTCCTCTGTACTGTCGTGTtttatattacaaaaaattactgaAAACGTACACATCCCGCGCAGTCATCTCGTGAACGTAAAAATTCCACCAACATGTAATCTTGCAGATCCAGAATTTTACAATGATAACCAGTTATTAATTGGCTGTCAGTTGTTTTGGGAATTGCTATGTccagaacaaataaaattagggCGCAATCAACCAATTCTACAAAATACCCAACTTGGATGGGTAATAAGCGGAATAGTACCGTCCATCGGTCAACCTACTTCGCAGAATTGTAATTTCACACGATCTCTCGAGGATCAGGTAGCTAGAATTTTGGAGGTAGACACGGTAGATCATACTCATAAACCATTGACAGCCGACGAAATTACGTCCGAGAAACACTTTGTAAAAACACACAGCCGGGCCGCAGATGGTAGATTTATTGTTCGTCTTCCGTTTAGGTGTGAGACTGATCACTTGGGACCATCTAAAGAGACGGCAATAAAACGATTCGAAAGCGTCGAACACAAATTCAACAAGCAGCCAAAATTTCGGGAACAATATACCAAGTTTATGACCGAGTACTTACAGTTAGGACACATGGAGCCGGTACGGTCTAATTTCCCAGACAATCCAAAACACGTTTTTTATTTACCTCATCACGCTGTCATAACGGAAGGTCCAAACACTCAAAAAATTAGGGTCGTTTTTGATGGATCCTCGAAATCAGCTAACGGAATTTCATTGAATGAAATACTATTAAAGGGTCCCACGATTCAGcaagatttatttgaaattattacaCGCTTTCGAACACATAAAATTGCAATTACCGCCGACATAGTCAAAATGTACCGCCAAATTTTAGTTCACCCTGATGATAGGGATTTGCAAAG contains:
- the LOC138129140 gene encoding uncharacterized protein — translated: MSTVDALVKTRGFIKARLTRLNTYFTSAKTKPAREVLGQVKTRLRTFTPSFEEFDKVQSEIESLDASSAQCIEREVFEDQYFQLVSDIEHFIDQNKTPSLQQQSSNVQIAGTSNVSGTNESNSNSTLQIKLPSIELPKFNGSYSDWLAFYEAFQGLINENNNLTDTQKFYYLQSCLTGEAKHVIEALSISSDNYQVAWELLKERYENKRLIGQTHIQAIFNLPAITKASATSLRQFSDSIGVHLKALKALQRATDQWDDLLIYLITTKFDFITKRDWEATLNPQTWPTMAQMNTFLKNRCHFLESMDFGKTDTRNQKVTKTSMQISATSNQNCFLCQKSHRLFQCNDFLKLAIPERLNKVKELKLCTNCFASNHRVSDCKGRVCKYCQKKHNTLLHLNKPEIVANVESHQNVEQPGTSASSNNCRAQSFSCHVLLPTALVKVYDLDGNVHQIRALLDSGSQINLITENLCKKLKLKRSMANFSITGVGQTVTNVTNAAQIKIFSNHSQYSSVLSCFILQKITENVHIPRSHLVNVKIPPTCNLADPEFYNDNQLLIGCQLFWELLCPEQIKLGRNQPILQNTQLGWVISGIVPSIGQPTSQNCNFTRSLEDQVARILEVDTVDHTHKPLTADEITSEKHFVKTHSRAADGRFIVRLPFRCETDHLGPSKETAIKRFESVEHKFNKQPKFREQYTKFMTEYLQLGHMEPVRSNFPDNPKHVFYLPHHAVITEGPNTQKIRVVFDGSSKSANGISLNEILLKGPTIQQDLFEIITRFRTHKIAITADIVKMYRQILVHPDDRDLQRIVWRSNSDEPIQTYQLKTVTYGTTSAPFLAVRSLHQLALDEKEHFPIAHRIVLNDFYVDDVLTGANSETEATKLQDQLIKMLKRGGFKLDKWASNKRHLIPRNYDSNAILNLDKENVSKTLGIHWNSTLDIITYSTKFNTVVNKVTKRVILSGIAQLFDPLGLIGPILVNVKIILQKVWALKLDWDDSVPMEIYTRWVNFIDSLPAINNINIPRRVISIEDPIIIEVHGFCDASELAYGACVYIRAIDRKNRKSSHLLCSKSRVAPLKTISLPRLELCGALLLARLVQKATSKLQLNISKYFYWTDSTVVLSWLASPPTTWQTFVANRVSEIQTLTQAGKWFHVSSKQNPADIISRGTSPGQLKENMLWFHGPSYLLQNTD